In the Malaya genurostris strain Urasoe2022 chromosome 1, Malgen_1.1, whole genome shotgun sequence genome, one interval contains:
- the LOC131427226 gene encoding uncharacterized protein LOC131427226 has translation MMDGHHDTTGFNCKRCNLPDSADNHMVACDKCHEWEHFKCAGVDEKIKDKPYSCRKCSVQENSTLLKPTAEKKGASKGTSSKAASKRSKKPVPADPAPSVTSSVRAAMELELKLIEEECQLREKELNEQEELQKLKLEEEQRQLEEQRELLKKEAALRERKLQESAIIKAKQQLIRQKSIEKKRELMQRLGSSSSQMDAELGSAKLVENWLKGLPPTDESAISSVSGNERSRLDSLLVPEDRPKSVEPTVPSSDAVVSTPAAVFSSAASADCASAFVVPPKRNEQTTDGTVYTPGKVELQSGNKFYVSPQQIAARQVIGKDLPAFGGNPEEWPAFISCFDQTTAACGYTHIENLNRLQRALYGHAKDTVRNQLFLPECVPHVIKSLEKMYGRPELLIRTLLEKIRGLQPPKHEKLETLMEFGIAVRNFVGHLKAARQDAHLTNPSLMQELVEKLPGQLKLDWAIFKSQYQTVTLTTFGEFTDKLVDAATEVTYDLPCFRRPPKIEKQKVKEKVFVQAHSTDSSANRDSKQQHGKTCAMCNLQGHRIIECHRFKSLCVSERVNVIQQKGLCKTCLNNHGKWPCKSWKGCAVEGCRERHNTLLHPAPSVNVSASHVGKGAQQIPLFRIIPVVLFGKDRSQTVFAFIDEGSSITLLEESVANQLGIAGKPEPLTLQWTGNMTRVEQNSQQVKMEITSKQNELRRRSFQARTVSCLVLPSQSMCYRELSQQFPHLRGLPMEDYELVQPKLLIGLDNLNLTVPLKLREGKNSEPVAVKCRLGWSIYGCGSSKPIQRSIVNLHVSASPDPDRLLNDQLREYFAIENSGIAIPIEKLESKEDNRARRILTETTRRTGNRFETGLLWRSDEPNFPDSFPMAIRRLRALERKLQNDPAMSKRVSSQIAEYLQKGYAHKASEEELRGVDAKRIWYLPLGIVINPKKPSKVRLVWDASAKVEGVSFNSSLLKGPDLLTPLPKVLSRFRQFPVAVSGDIREMFHQIKIRHPDSQSQRFLWRDSPSDNPTVYIMDVCTFGSTCSPTSAQHVKNTNAREYEEKFPRACEVILNSHYVDDLPESFRTVKEPFDVINDVKTVHSLGGFEIRNFLSNKVEVLQGIGEISASATKDLLLERESTTESVLGMRWIPSEDMFTYTFVPRSDLQSILADGYIPTKREVLKVVMSLFDPLGLLAIFLVHGKVLIQDCWAAGLAWDDPINEDLCERWRRWTKFFPSLDTLRIPRCYFRSPPADDTSSLQLHVFVDASEVACSCVAYFRLQIRSDIQIALVAAKTKIAPLKTLSIPKLELKAAVLGVRLLEFVQSSHSYSIKERFLWSASSTVLAWIQSDHRRYPKFVAVRVGEILMASDQREWRWLPSKMNIADAATKWKSDPDLGHTSSWFAGPNFLREKEETWPGQRRFTTTLAEVKASMVHTTFDPMLDVTRFGSWTKLLRTTAYVLRFIGNLRRKKARIALEMHIFTQEELKKAEEILWKLAQQESFSTEVHVLRSTQGPPEARHAVVAKSSPLYGMWPFMDEKGVVRKRGRIGAAPFAPFEAKFPVILPKQHLISSLIVDWYHRRFRHANRETIVNEMRQRFEIPRLRELIKRVTNNCVWCRVAKATPKPPPMASLPAIRLTPFVKPFSFVGLDYFGPVLVKVGRNQVKRWVALFTCLTVRAVHLEVVYSLTTEACIMAVRRFISRRDPPAEFHSDNGTCFVGANNILKREIEMRNQALAETFTNAETRWRFTPPATPHMGGVWERLVRSVKTAIGTLLDAPRKPDDETLLTILCEAEMMINSRPLTYVPLESAEQEALTPNHFLLGSSNGKKVLPTVPVDRGETLRSSWNLARHLCDEFWKRWVKEYLPVITRRCKWFDEVKDIAVGDLVVVVSGTARNQWVRGRVIDVVPGQDGRVRQAWVQTPTGVLKRAVVNLAVLDVMKKGKSSCLESSEENHHQDLRAGDCDGGPSVTSSLGDCSK, from the coding sequence ATGATGGACGGACATCACGATACCACGGGATTCAATTGCAAACGATGCAATCTTCCGGATTCAGCGGACAACCACATGGTTGCATGTGATAAGTGTCACGAGTGGGAACATTTTAAATGTGCCGGCGTAGATGAGAAAATCAAAGATAAACCGTATTCCTGCCGGAAATGTTCCGTTCAAGAAAATTCCACGCTATTGAAACCAACGGCGGAGAAAAAAGGTGCCTCAAAAGGAACAAGCAGTAAGGCTGCATCGAAGCGCAGTAAAAAACCTGTACCGGCTGATCCTGCACCGAGTGTTACTTCCAGTGTCCGTGCGGCGATGGAATTGGAGCTAAAGCTGATAGAGGAAGAATGCCAGCTGAGGGAGAAAGAGCTCAATGAACAGGAAGAGctacaaaaattgaaattggaGGAAGAACAGCGACAGCTGGAGGAACAGCGTGAATTGCTGAAAAAGGAAGCTGCGTTACGTGAACGCAAATTACAAGAATCTGCAATAATCAAGGCAAAGCAACAGTTAATTCGGCAGAAATCAATCGAAAAAAAGCGTGAACTTATGCAGCGGCTTGGTTCAAGTAGCAGTCAGATGGATGCGGAACTCGGTAGCGCGAAATTGGTAGAAAATTGGCTGAAAGGGCTTCCCCCTACAGATGAATCCGCTATTAGCTCGGTGAGCGGCAATGAACGTAGTCGTCTAGACAGTCTGCTAGTTCCCGAGGACAGGCCAAAATCTGTAGAACCAACCGTACCGTCTTCAGACGCTGTCGTCTCAACCCCCGCAGCTGTGTTCTCTTCCGCTGCTAGTGCAGACTGTGCCAGTGCATTTGTTGTACCGCCGAAGCGTAATGAACAAACAACAGATGGCACTGTATATACTCCCGGCAAAGTCGAACTTCAATCGGGAAACAAGTTTTATGTAAGTCCACAGCAAATCGCAGCGCGTCAAGTGATCGGAAAAGATCTGCCAGCATTCGGCGGTAACCCCGAGGAATGGCCGGCTTTTATTAGTTGCTTCGATCAAACAACAGCTGCTTGTGGGTACACACATATTGAAAATCTTAATCGCCTTCAACGAGCGTTATACGGTCATGCAAAAGATACGGTGCGAAATCAGCTGTTTCTTCCTGAATGTGTACCGCACGTCATCAAATCGTTGGAGAAAATGTACGGCAGACCGGAACTTCTAATTCGTACGCTGTTGGAGAAAATTCGTGGTCTTCAACCTCCGAAACATGAAAAGTTAGAAACACTGATGGAGTTTGGGATAGCAGTTAGGAATTTCGTTGGTCATCTTAAAGCAGCGCGACAGGATGCACATCTCACGAATCCGTCATTGATGCAGGAGCTGGTGGAGAAATTACCGGGGCAACTAAAGCTAGATTGGGCTATTTTCAAAAGCCAATATCAAACAGTCACACTCACTACTTTTGGCGAGTTTACGGATAAACTAGTGGATGCTGCCACGGAAGTAACTTATGACTTGCCGTGTTTCAGAAGGCCAcccaaaattgaaaaacaaaaggtGAAGGAGAAAGTTTTTGTACAAGCGCATTCAACGGACTCATCGGCGAATCGAGATAGCAAACAGCAGCATGGCAAAACGTGCGCGATGTGTAATCTTCAAGGACATCGGATAATAGAATGTCATCGGTTCAAATCACTTTGCGTAAGCGAAAGGGTAAACGTTATTCAACAAAAAGGTTTGTGTAAGACTTGTCTTAACAATCACGGGAAATGGCCCTGCAAGTCCTGGAAAGGCTGTGCGGTAGAAGGCTGTCGGGAACGCCATAACACACTTCTCCATCCTGCGCCGTCTGTGAACGTTTCGGCAAGTCATGTCGGCAAGGGTGCGCAACAAATTCCACTGTTCCGTATCATTCCAGTAGTGCTTTTCGGTAAAGACCGATCGCAAACAGTATTTGCGTTTATCGACGAAGGATCTTCAATTACATTACTAGAAGAATCTGTCGCTAACCAGTTGGGAATCGCAGGAAAACCAGAACCGCTGACACTCCAGTGGACTGGAAACATGACGCGCGTCGAGCAGAACTCACAGCAGGTGAAAATGGAAATAACAAGTAAACAAAACGAATTACGGCGAAGATCATTTCAAGCTCGTACAGTTAGTTGTTTGGTTCTTCCGTCTCAATCGATGTGCTACCGAGAATTGTCACAACAGTTTCCTCATCTTCGAGGACTTCCAATGGAAGATTATGAGCTGGTTCAGCCAAAATTGCTCATCGGATTAGACAATCTGAACTTAACGGTGCCGCTTAAGCTACGCGAAGGGAAAAATAGCGAACCAGTAGCAGTCAAATGCCGACTTGGTTGGAGTATCTATGGTTGTGGATCATCTAAGCCGATTCAACGGTCAATCGTCAATTTGCACGTCAGTGCATCTCCAGATCCAGATCGGTTGCTGAACGACCAGCTTCGCGAATACTTCGCAATCGAGAATTCAGGAATCGCTATCCCGATCGAAAAACTTGAGTCAAAGGAAGACAATAGAGCGAGGCGAATTCTTACTGAAACAACGCGTCGCACGGGAAATCGTTTTGAAACCGGTTTACTTTGGCGGTCTGACGAGCCGAACTTTCCTGACAGTTTTCCGATGGCGATTCGGCGTCTTCGAGCGTTGGAACGAAAATTACAGAATGATCCGGCGATGAGTAAGCGTGTCAGCAGTCAAATAGCTGAATACTTACAAAAGGGGTATGCCCATAAGGCCTCCGAAGAAGAACTGCGTGGCGTAGATGCGAAACGCATCTGGTATTTGCCGCTCGGAATCGTCATCAATCCGAAGAAACCATCGAAAGTACGTCTTGTTTGGGACGCGTCAGCGAAGGTGGAGGGAGTTTCGTTCAACTCAAGCTTACTAAAAGGACCCGATCTTCTAACTCCACTTCCAAAAGTTCTCAGTCGTTTTCGTCAGTTTCCGGTGGCCGTCAGCGGAGACATTAGAGAAATGTTTCACCAGATCAAAATCCGTCATCCCGATTCTCAATCTCAGCGTTTTCTCTGGAGAGATTCCCCGTCAGATAATCCAACGGTGTACATAATGGACGTATGCACGTTTGGATCGACCTGCTCGCCGACATCAGCGCAACACGTGAAAAATACAAACGCTCGAGAGTACGAAGAGAAATTCCCGCGCGCATGTGAAGTAATTTTAAATAGCCACTACGTGGACGATCTGCCGGAAAGCTTTCGCACAGTTAAGGAACCATTCGATGTCATAAACGACGTGAAGACTGTACATTCGCTGGGCGGGTTCGAGATAAGAAATTTTCTGTCCAACAAGGTAGAGGTATTGCAAGGCATCGGCGAAATCTCGGCTAGTGCAACGAAAGATCTACTACTGGAGCGCGAGAGTACAACGGAATCTGTCCTGGGTATGAGATGGATCCCGTCAGAAGACATGTTCACGTACACGTTCGTCCCCCGAAGTGACTTGCAGTCAATTCTTGCCGATGGTTATATTCCAACAAAACGCGAAGTGTTAAAGGTGGTCATGAGCTTGTTTGACCCTTTAGGGCTGTTAGCGATTTTTCTCGTCCATGGCAAGGTCTTAATACAGGACTGCTGGGCGGCTGGGTTGGCCTGGGACGATCCAATAAATGAAGATCTCTGTGAACGTTGGCGACGATGGACGAAATTCTTTCCATCTTTAGACACACTGCGAATTCCACGTTGTTATTTTCGATCTCCACCGGCGGACGATACAAGTTCTCTTCAGCTTCACGTTTTCGTCGACGCCAGTGAAGTCGCATGTTCGTGCGTAGCTTATTTCCGCCTACAGATCAGAAGCGACATTCAAATAGCTTTAGTAGCCGCTAAGACAAAAATTGCTCCTCTTAAAACGCTCTCTATCCCGAAGCTGGAACTGAAAGCCGCTGTATTAGGCGTTCGACTGTTGGAATTCGTGCAAAGCTCACACTCGTATTCGATCAAAGAAAGATTTCTCTGGAGTGCTTCATCTACCGTTCTTGCGTGGATCCAGTCCGACCACCGCCGATATCCCAAGTTTGTGGCCGTTCGGGTTGGAGAAATACTGATGGCAAGCGACCAGCGCGAATGGAGATGGCTGCCTTCCAAGATGAATATTGCCGATGCGGCCACCAAATGGAAATCTGATCCCGATCTGGGGCATACAAGTTCCTGGTTTGCGGGACCGAACTTTCTACGGGAAAAAGAAGAAACCTGGCCTGGACAGCGACGATTTACAACCACTTTGGCAGAAGTTAAAGCATCTATGGTACATACGACTTTCGATCCTATGTTGGATGTTACTCGTTTTGGTAGTTGGACAAAATTACTGCGAACAACAGCCTACGTTTTGCGTTTCATCGGAAACCTGCGCCGGAAGAAAGCTAGAATTGCTCTGGAGATGCACATCTTCACTCAAGAAGAATTGAAGAAGGCGGAAGAAATCCTATGGAAGCTGGCTCAACAAGAATCGTTTTCGACAGAGGTTCATGTTCTACGAAGTACACAAGGACCCCCGGAAGCTCGTCATGCTGTTGTAGCCAAATCGAGCCCCCTGTACGGTATGTGGCCCTTTATGGACGAGAAGGGAGTCGTTCGAAAACGTGGCAGAATTGGTGCAGCACCATTTGCACCATTCGAAGCTAAGTTTCCAGTTATTTTGCCCAAACAGCACCTTATCTCATCTCTAATTGTAGACTGGTATCATCGCCGTTTCCGCCATGCCAACCGAGAAACCATCGTTAACGAAATGCGACAGCGTTTCGAGATCCCGAGACTACGAGAACTGATTAAAAGAGTGACGAACAACTGTGTCTGGTGTCGCGTCGCAAAAGCAACGCCAAAACCTCCGCCGATGGCTTCTCTTCCGGCAATCCGTTTGACACCATTCGTAAAACCTTTCTCCTTTGTTGGTCTGGACTACTTCGGGCCAGTGTTGGTAAAAGTCGGTAGAAACCAGGTTAAGCGCTGGGTAGCTTTATTCACCTGCCTTACCGTGCGAGCAGTGCACCTCGAGGTGGTCTACAGTCTCACAACCGAGGCTTGTATCATGGCGGTGAGACGTTTCATCTCTCGAAGAGATCCTCCGGCAGAGTTCCATTCGGATAACGGAACGTGTTTTGTAGGCGCTAACAATATCCTGAAAAGGGAAATCGAGATGCGCAATCAAGCTCTCGCAGAAACTTTCACGAATGCTGAGACAAGGTGGAGATTCACCCCACCCGCTACGCCACACATGGGCGGCGTATGGGAGCGGTTAGTTCGCTCGGTTAAAACGGCGATCGGTACGTTGTTAGATGCACCACGCAAACCCGATGATGAAACGTTACTCACGATTCTATGCGAAGCTGAAATGATGATCAACAGTAGACCTCTCACTTACGTGCCACTAGAATCTGCGGAACAAGAAGCTCTAACGCCAAATCACTTCTTGTTAGGAAGCTCGAACGGGAAGAAGGTTCTTCCGACTGTACCAGTAGATCGTGGAGAGACACTCCGTAGCAGCTGGAACCTAGCGCGACATTTGTGCGACGAGTTTTGGAAGCGCTGGGTGAAAGAATACTTGCCGGTGATTACGCGTCGGTGTAAATGGTTCGACGAAGTAAAGGATATTGCAGTAGGAGACCTAGTTGTGGTGGTGAGCGGAACGGCGAGAAACCAGTGGGTGCGTGGGCGTGTAATCGATGTGGTTCCCGGACAGGATGGCCGTGTTCGTCAAGCTTGGGTTCAAACACCGACAGGTGTACTCAAGCGAGCGGTAGTGAACTTGGCGGTATTGGACGTCATGAAGAAAGGTAAATCTTCATGTCTCGAGTCTTCAGAAGAGAACCATCACCAGGATTTACGGGCGGGGGATTGTGACGGTGGACCCTCCGTTACTTCGTCGCTTGGTGACTGCAGCAAGTAA